The Halorussus limi genome includes a region encoding these proteins:
- a CDS encoding TetR/AcrR family transcriptional regulator, whose product MIEYSINMVEDADDVSTEQALLRATGQALREHGIEGLTTERVAEAWGKSQSLVHYYYETKTELVTAYIEYVRSNCNAEYEARASDPPTERIRWFLDFSADPTETERAASRVQLELHATAAHNDAYRAELNRLEDDGRAFVRQAIEDGITAGEFRDVDVEATTSLLLSAHDGGVLRATTLERSEDADTLRRGLEEYLSSVLGVEEDHNPSNGGAEDS is encoded by the coding sequence TTGATTGAGTACTCAATCAACATGGTCGAAGACGCCGACGACGTCTCCACCGAGCAAGCGCTCCTCAGAGCCACCGGACAAGCCCTCCGAGAACACGGCATCGAAGGGCTGACCACCGAACGCGTCGCGGAAGCGTGGGGGAAATCCCAGTCTCTCGTCCACTACTACTACGAGACGAAGACGGAACTCGTCACCGCGTACATCGAGTACGTCCGGTCGAACTGCAACGCGGAGTACGAGGCGCGCGCCAGCGACCCCCCGACCGAGCGAATCCGGTGGTTCTTGGACTTCTCGGCCGACCCGACGGAGACCGAACGGGCGGCGAGTCGCGTTCAACTCGAACTACACGCGACGGCGGCCCACAACGACGCCTATCGAGCGGAACTGAACCGACTCGAAGACGACGGTCGCGCGTTCGTCCGACAGGCCATCGAGGACGGTATTACCGCAGGCGAGTTCCGCGACGTGGACGTCGAAGCGACGACGAGTCTCCTGCTTTCGGCCCACGACGGCGGCGTCCTCCGGGCGACGACCCTCGAACGGAGCGAAGACGCCGACACGCTCAGACGCGGTCTCGAAGAGTACCTCTCGTCGGTCCTCGGCGTGGAAGAGGACCACAACCCCTCGAACGGCGGTGCGGAGGACTCGTAA
- a CDS encoding SDR family NAD(P)-dependent oxidoreductase — translation MQLDDKTVLVTGAASGIGAATAKQCSEYGARVLVTDVDTPGAEEVAETIRDDGGDAEAHELDVTDPEQVATVIEAAHEEYGLDGLFNNAGVGHPGQSIEDVDESVRDFVMNVNINGVWNCCHAALPLLKEQGHGSVVNMSSVAGKLGLPGQSVYSLTKGAVLNFTRAAAQEAGPHGVRVNAVCPGFVDTPLTDSYFEGRDDPDRAREAMVEQYPLKRLGDPDEVADCVAFLLSDHASYVTGHGLVIDGGYESG, via the coding sequence ATGCAACTCGATGACAAGACGGTACTCGTCACGGGCGCTGCGTCCGGAATCGGTGCGGCGACTGCGAAACAGTGTAGCGAGTACGGCGCGCGGGTGCTCGTCACGGACGTGGACACGCCCGGGGCGGAGGAAGTCGCCGAGACGATTCGCGATGACGGAGGCGACGCGGAGGCCCACGAACTCGACGTGACCGACCCCGAGCAGGTGGCGACCGTCATAGAGGCCGCCCACGAGGAGTACGGGCTAGACGGTCTGTTCAACAACGCCGGTGTGGGACACCCCGGACAGTCCATCGAGGACGTAGACGAGAGCGTCCGGGACTTCGTGATGAACGTCAACATCAACGGCGTCTGGAACTGCTGTCACGCCGCGTTGCCGCTCTTGAAAGAACAGGGCCACGGCTCAGTTGTCAACATGTCTTCCGTCGCGGGCAAACTCGGACTGCCCGGCCAGTCGGTGTACTCGCTGACGAAGGGCGCGGTGTTGAACTTCACGCGCGCCGCCGCCCAAGAGGCCGGACCGCACGGCGTCCGAGTGAACGCCGTGTGTCCGGGGTTCGTCGATACGCCGCTGACCGACAGCTACTTCGAAGGCAGAGACGACCCCGACCGGGCGCGAGAGGCGATGGTCGAACAGTACCCGCTCAAGCGATTGGGAGACCCCGACGAAGTCGCGGACTGCGTCGCCTTCCTGCTGTCGGACCACGCGTCGTACGTGACCGGCCACGGCCTCGTCATCGACGGCGGCTACGAAAGCGGGTAG
- a CDS encoding transcription initiation factor IIB: MVRLNRQREHERTSEEQQAEETEATEGEKSCPECESESLVTSGDGDEIVCEDCGLVLDDQQIDRGPEWRAFNHGERQSKSRVGAPTTQTMHDKGLTTQIDWKNKDAYGRSLSSEKRSQMSRLRKWQERIRTKDAGERNLQFALSEIDRMASALGVPRSVREVASVVYRRALKEDLIRGRSIEGVATSCLYAACRQEGIPRSLEEVAEVSRVEKKEIGRTYRYVSKELGLEMKPVDPKEYVPRFTSELDVTEEVKMKANEIIDKTAEKGLLSGKSPTGFAAAAIYAASLLCNEKQTQREVADVAQVTEVTIRNRYQEQIEALGVH; this comes from the coding sequence ATGGTCCGGCTCAATCGACAGCGAGAACACGAACGTACGTCGGAAGAACAACAAGCAGAAGAAACGGAGGCGACGGAGGGAGAGAAGAGTTGTCCCGAGTGCGAGTCCGAGAGTCTCGTTACGAGCGGAGACGGTGACGAAATCGTCTGCGAGGACTGCGGACTGGTTCTCGACGACCAACAGATAGACCGCGGGCCGGAGTGGCGGGCGTTCAACCACGGCGAACGCCAGAGCAAGAGTCGCGTCGGCGCACCGACGACCCAGACGATGCACGACAAGGGGCTGACGACCCAAATCGACTGGAAGAACAAGGACGCCTACGGCCGGTCGCTCTCCTCGGAGAAGCGAAGCCAAATGAGCCGTCTACGGAAGTGGCAAGAGCGCATCCGGACCAAGGACGCGGGCGAGCGGAACCTCCAGTTCGCCCTGAGCGAAATCGACCGCATGGCCTCGGCGCTCGGCGTCCCGCGGTCGGTCCGCGAAGTCGCGTCGGTCGTCTACCGGCGCGCGCTCAAGGAGGACCTGATTCGCGGCCGGTCCATCGAAGGAGTCGCGACCAGTTGTCTCTACGCCGCGTGCCGCCAAGAGGGGATTCCCCGGAGTCTCGAGGAGGTGGCCGAGGTGTCCCGGGTCGAGAAGAAGGAGATCGGCAGAACGTACCGGTACGTCTCGAAGGAACTCGGCTTGGAGATGAAACCGGTCGACCCCAAGGAGTACGTGCCGCGGTTCACCTCCGAACTCGACGTGACCGAGGAGGTCAAGATGAAGGCCAACGAGATTATCGACAAGACCGCCGAGAAGGGCCTTCTCTCCGGGAAGTCGCCGACCGGATTCGCGGCCGCGGCCATCTACGCCGCGTCGCTGCTCTGCAACGAGAAGCAGACCCAGCGCGAAGTCGCCGACGTGGCGCAGGTGACCGAAGTTACCATCCGCAACCGGTATCAGGAACAGATAGAAGCGCTGGGCGTCCACTGA
- a CDS encoding LLM class flavin-dependent oxidoreductase, which produces MDLSVVDLSPVPDDGTATDAYANTVEAAQQAERLGYSRFWVAEHHDMADRIAGTTPEVLLGHLAAETDSIRLGSGAVLLNHYSPFKVAEEFGVLDALAPGRIDAGLGRANGSPAADRALGTKRRVRNPDEDHTEKIEAVVNHLYDDYPDDHAYSDLQIPRSGEATPVPWVLGSSPSSAAIAGELGLRYCFAAFIRPQFATRAFEEYRDSFRPSRLAGSVEEPQGMVAVNAVCADTDEEAARLRAVAEATYKRMQRGDIGTTPSVEEAIDELGGVPDPTPATLDPGEWPRAISGSPETLADLLEQLADRVGVEEVMIQHVVPDHDDALRSHELLAEGVGLAGR; this is translated from the coding sequence ATGGACCTCTCGGTCGTCGACCTCTCTCCGGTTCCCGACGATGGCACCGCAACCGACGCCTACGCGAACACCGTCGAGGCGGCGCAGCAGGCCGAACGGCTGGGATACTCTCGATTCTGGGTCGCCGAACACCACGACATGGCCGACCGCATCGCAGGGACGACCCCCGAGGTGTTGCTCGGACACCTCGCCGCCGAGACCGACTCGATTCGGCTCGGGTCGGGGGCGGTGCTGCTCAACCACTACAGTCCGTTCAAGGTCGCTGAGGAGTTCGGCGTACTCGACGCGCTCGCACCGGGGCGTATCGACGCGGGTCTTGGGCGAGCGAACGGTTCGCCGGCCGCCGACCGCGCCCTCGGAACGAAGCGACGCGTCCGGAACCCCGACGAGGACCACACCGAGAAGATAGAGGCGGTCGTCAACCACCTCTACGACGACTACCCCGACGACCACGCCTACAGCGACCTCCAGATTCCGCGCTCGGGCGAGGCGACGCCCGTCCCGTGGGTGCTCGGGTCGAGTCCGTCGAGCGCGGCCATCGCGGGCGAACTCGGACTCCGGTACTGCTTCGCGGCGTTCATCCGGCCGCAGTTCGCCACCCGCGCGTTCGAGGAGTACCGCGACAGCTTCCGACCGTCACGGCTCGCCGGTAGCGTCGAGGAACCGCAGGGAATGGTCGCAGTGAACGCGGTCTGTGCTGACACCGACGAGGAAGCGGCGCGCCTACGAGCGGTGGCCGAGGCTACGTACAAGCGGATGCAGCGCGGAGATATCGGAACCACGCCGTCCGTCGAGGAGGCCATCGACGAACTCGGCGGCGTCCCCGACCCGACGCCGGCCACGCTCGACCCGGGAGAGTGGCCCCGAGCGATATCCGGAAGTCCCGAGACGCTCGCCGACCTCTTGGAGCAACTCGCCGACCGCGTCGGCGTGGAGGAAGTGATGATTCAGCACGTCGTCCCCGACCACGACGACGCGCTCCGGTCTCACGAACTGCTGGCGGAGGGCGTCGGACTCGCAGGTCGCTGA
- a CDS encoding SPW repeat domain-containing protein, protein MSNRETDAEYDTDRNVDADVDPNPYERGKWLSGIIALIGAWMIVQSFLFDMVASQFWNDIIVGALLLVAGGYNYSRRGNDKVGSVGAAAVAALVGLWLIAAPFMFGWDAGATEATNPLVFWNDIVVGLITFALGAFSAYAARDQKKEARRLGRET, encoded by the coding sequence ATGAGTAATCGCGAAACGGACGCCGAGTACGACACGGATCGTAACGTCGACGCAGACGTCGACCCGAATCCGTACGAACGCGGCAAGTGGTTGTCGGGAATCATCGCGCTCATCGGAGCGTGGATGATCGTCCAGTCGTTCCTGTTCGACATGGTCGCCTCGCAGTTCTGGAACGACATCATCGTCGGCGCCCTCCTGCTCGTCGCCGGAGGCTACAACTACTCTCGCCGGGGCAACGACAAGGTAGGTAGCGTCGGTGCCGCTGCCGTCGCCGCGCTGGTCGGCCTGTGGCTCATCGCCGCGCCGTTCATGTTCGGTTGGGACGCCGGAGCCACCGAGGCGACGAATCCGCTGGTGTTCTGGAACGACATCGTCGTCGGACTGATCACGTTCGCCCTCGGGGCGTTCAGCGCGTACGCGGCGCGCGACCAGAAGAAGGAAGCCCGGCGACTCGGCCGCGAGACGTGA
- a CDS encoding PQQ-binding-like beta-propeller repeat protein, whose product MPPSPPTRSRRAFLARAGGAALTATALGGCLSGRLVGGETPESTQTGTDAEPIASPARADASRWPMGDHDTGATRHNPEVDAGTAPTSAAWTYSLPQSHLPTDPALGPERLYVGIGNHEPTPAKTRVAAFALDDGAKQWERPLAYTRDATPTLASDGDGVRTLFALSGQDNSNTGPGQGEVLALDPATGERRWRWTVGRALSGPVVVSDGRLFVHNTSHGKTAVHALDATTGTEVWRFEAGLVLHHAPTVADGRVFANSGRHRLAALNATDGTVEWETETKADDMRPVVDAKRGHVLMGHPKGLEAVSATTGERIWSLTTTSSETKEKNYLGVIRGPVVTDDVLYVQTSDTSPFAIGDPGHLHGVDPATGEIQWSLETGRPASHALGAGGRAIVARRFPERTGTSNDSEQSATGDVAAVAADGSVAWTMDGQWNPVAVGAGRMVAYRGSTESLSSQVDIRCFAFD is encoded by the coding sequence ATGCCCCCGAGCCCTCCGACGCGTTCCCGGCGAGCGTTCCTCGCGCGCGCCGGCGGTGCGGCCCTCACCGCGACCGCACTCGGCGGGTGTCTCTCCGGACGTCTGGTCGGCGGGGAGACTCCCGAATCGACGCAGACCGGCACGGACGCAGAGCCAATCGCATCCCCAGCGCGGGCGGACGCCAGCAGGTGGCCGATGGGCGACCACGACACCGGAGCGACTCGACACAATCCCGAGGTCGACGCCGGAACGGCCCCGACCAGCGCCGCGTGGACGTACTCCCTCCCGCAGTCCCACCTCCCGACCGACCCCGCGCTCGGACCGGAACGCCTCTACGTCGGAATCGGCAACCACGAACCGACACCGGCGAAGACGAGAGTCGCGGCGTTCGCGCTCGACGACGGTGCCAAGCAGTGGGAACGACCGCTGGCCTACACCCGAGACGCGACACCGACGCTGGCTTCGGACGGCGACGGCGTCCGCACGCTGTTCGCGCTCTCCGGGCAGGACAACTCCAACACCGGACCGGGACAGGGCGAAGTCCTCGCACTCGACCCCGCGACGGGCGAACGGCGCTGGCGATGGACCGTCGGGCGAGCGCTCTCGGGTCCCGTCGTCGTCTCCGACGGGCGACTCTTCGTCCACAACACCTCGCACGGAAAGACCGCAGTCCACGCCCTCGACGCGACGACCGGCACGGAGGTGTGGCGGTTCGAGGCGGGACTGGTCCTCCACCACGCGCCGACGGTCGCGGACGGCCGCGTCTTCGCGAACAGCGGTCGTCACCGACTCGCCGCGCTGAACGCCACCGACGGAACCGTCGAGTGGGAGACCGAGACGAAGGCCGACGATATGCGACCGGTCGTCGACGCGAAGCGCGGGCACGTTCTGATGGGACACCCGAAGGGACTCGAAGCGGTTTCCGCGACGACCGGCGAGCGAATCTGGTCGCTCACGACGACGAGCAGCGAGACGAAGGAGAAGAACTACCTCGGCGTGATTCGGGGGCCGGTCGTCACGGACGACGTCCTCTACGTCCAGACGAGCGATACGTCGCCGTTCGCAATCGGCGACCCCGGCCACCTCCACGGGGTCGACCCGGCCACGGGTGAAATCCAGTGGTCGCTCGAAACAGGCCGGCCGGCGAGTCACGCGCTCGGTGCCGGTGGACGCGCCATCGTCGCGCGCCGCTTCCCGGAGCGAACCGGCACGAGCAACGACTCGGAGCAGTCGGCGACGGGCGACGTCGCGGCCGTCGCGGCCGACGGGTCCGTCGCGTGGACGATGGACGGACAGTGGAACCCCGTCGCGGTCGGCGCGGGACGGATGGTCGCCTATCGGGGGAGTACCGAGAGCCTCTCCAGCCAGGTCGACATCCGGTGTTTCGCGTTCGACTGA
- a CDS encoding cation diffusion facilitator family transporter has product MTDEESAQTDDGAHDHSHGHGASSTSSRKLAAVSAINLLGFVAELAGGLLFGSVALLSDAFHMLFDALAYVMAFAAAYVADRYGEGDRWSYGLHRLEPLAAFLNGLLLLPMVGFILWESYQRFLDPVAISTGPTLVIATGGLLVNLGSVYVLQGGEMSLNERGAFYHLLGDAGGSIAVIVSTAVIELTGVRIVDPITAGLIAVVITWSAGKVLRGSGAIFLHRTPLEQDTVRAVLREIDGVTAVDDLHAWQVCSQITIATAHLETDAETMADAEAVTRRVHEELARHGVDHATVELCPSYGDRDTHLNEHAH; this is encoded by the coding sequence ATGACCGACGAAGAGTCGGCCCAAACCGACGATGGCGCGCACGACCACAGCCACGGGCACGGCGCGTCGTCGACGAGCAGTCGAAAGTTGGCCGCCGTCTCCGCCATCAACCTCCTCGGCTTCGTCGCCGAACTCGCCGGTGGGCTACTATTCGGGTCGGTCGCGCTCCTCAGCGACGCCTTCCACATGCTGTTCGACGCGCTGGCGTACGTGATGGCGTTCGCCGCCGCCTACGTCGCCGACCGCTACGGGGAGGGCGACCGCTGGTCGTACGGTCTCCACCGACTGGAACCGCTCGCGGCGTTTCTCAACGGCCTCCTGCTGTTGCCGATGGTCGGGTTCATCCTCTGGGAGTCCTACCAGCGATTCCTCGACCCGGTCGCCATCAGTACCGGCCCCACGCTCGTCATCGCGACGGGCGGCCTGCTGGTCAACCTCGGGTCGGTCTACGTCCTTCAGGGCGGCGAAATGAGCCTCAACGAGCGAGGCGCGTTCTACCACCTCCTCGGCGACGCCGGTGGCTCGATTGCCGTCATCGTCTCGACGGCGGTCATCGAACTGACCGGCGTCCGAATCGTCGACCCGATAACCGCGGGACTGATTGCCGTCGTCATCACGTGGTCGGCAGGAAAGGTGTTGCGGGGTAGCGGTGCAATCTTCCTGCACCGGACGCCGCTCGAACAGGACACGGTACGGGCCGTCCTTCGGGAAATCGACGGCGTGACCGCCGTCGACGACCTCCACGCGTGGCAGGTCTGCAGTCAGATAACGATAGCCACCGCACATCTCGAAACCGACGCGGAGACGATGGCCGACGCGGAGGCGGTGACCCGGCGCGTCCACGAGGAACTCGCCCGCCACGGCGTCGACCACGCCACCGTCGAACTGTGTCCCAGTTACGGCGACCGCGACACCCACCTGAACGAACACGCCCACTGA
- a CDS encoding anion permease, producing MSLANALAATEATRWLAEAVVNRVAGAPVLLVALVVAANTVTVSEIASNTAMAAISVPILISMGPRYAGTLGTSPAIASVFLAVTGGVAASFGFALPVATPPNAIAFGTGQMTKDQMLRLGVILDAAMVIVTAVPTFVLFTVVWPFVG from the coding sequence ATCTCGCTCGCGAACGCGCTCGCGGCGACCGAGGCGACGCGCTGGCTCGCGGAGGCGGTCGTCAATCGGGTCGCTGGAGCGCCGGTGTTGCTCGTTGCGCTTGTAGTCGCAGCGAATACCGTTACGGTCTCCGAGATCGCCTCCAACACCGCGATGGCAGCGATATCAGTGCCAATTCTGATATCGATGGGGCCACGGTACGCCGGAACCCTCGGTACGTCCCCGGCTATCGCTAGCGTCTTTCTGGCGGTTACGGGCGGTGTGGCGGCAAGCTTCGGCTTTGCCCTTCCGGTCGCAACGCCGCCGAACGCGATCGCGTTCGGGACCGGCCAAATGACGAAAGACCAGATGCTCCGCCTGGGGGTAATCCTCGACGCCGCGATGGTAATCGTCACCGCCGTCCCCACCTTCGTTCTCTTCACCGTCGTCTGGCCGTTTGTTGGATGA
- a CDS encoding PAS domain S-box protein — protein sequence MGYGSQAIGRVGGRRALLALGGLYIAIAAGSPVLQVLEGRASDDILVIAILVGSAGVGLLYAGYRLPRTDIRPDLYGVIATWCVRTIGVLLGILLLVEVIAGIDDPVGTVLILTPLASVAGLGMGVHDATAKTRALNAEEQRREAEERRQEAERYSRELERANRKLERYETIVETVEDGIYVVDKNGYFTLVNGAYAEMLGYDREELLGSHTSLVAENAETLADKIRDDLEADGSETGTYEATLETASGEEIEAEATMAFLPGRDSVSHDRVAVVRDVTERNEREQELERQNQRLESFASMLAHELRNPVNIGQIYSQQLPADTESEAVEYVTEAFDRIEDMIDVMLVLARGRDAVGSGSPVRLADVAREAWEDVNAPEATLEIDVDVTTRADDTYLRHLFGNLFKNAVEHGGADVTVTVGALPTGFYVADDGPGIPVDERDTVFEPGYTTAGEQGGTGLGLAFVRELAEVYEWTYTVTQSDAGGAQFEFTDLTTVQRATE from the coding sequence ATGGGGTACGGGTCACAGGCCATCGGAAGGGTCGGCGGACGGCGCGCTCTCTTGGCCCTCGGAGGGTTGTACATCGCGATCGCTGCCGGATCGCCAGTATTGCAAGTACTCGAAGGGAGGGCATCCGACGATATCTTGGTAATCGCAATCTTGGTCGGCAGTGCCGGAGTCGGACTTCTCTATGCCGGCTATCGGCTACCGCGTACCGATATCCGTCCCGACCTCTATGGCGTCATAGCTACTTGGTGTGTGCGTACAATCGGGGTACTGCTCGGAATCCTCCTGCTCGTAGAAGTCATCGCGGGAATCGACGACCCCGTCGGGACCGTTCTCATCCTCACGCCGCTCGCCAGCGTCGCTGGCCTCGGCATGGGCGTTCACGACGCGACGGCGAAAACCCGAGCGCTCAACGCTGAAGAGCAACGACGCGAAGCCGAAGAACGACGGCAGGAAGCCGAGCGGTACAGTCGCGAACTCGAACGCGCAAATCGCAAGCTCGAACGCTACGAGACCATCGTCGAAACCGTCGAGGACGGCATCTACGTCGTGGACAAGAACGGGTATTTCACGCTGGTCAACGGCGCGTACGCCGAGATGCTTGGGTACGACCGCGAGGAACTCCTCGGCTCGCACACGTCGCTCGTCGCAGAGAACGCGGAGACGCTTGCCGACAAGATTCGTGATGACCTCGAAGCGGACGGTTCCGAGACGGGAACGTACGAGGCGACGTTGGAAACCGCGTCCGGTGAGGAAATCGAAGCCGAGGCGACCATGGCGTTCCTCCCGGGGCGGGATAGTGTGAGTCACGATAGAGTCGCCGTCGTCCGGGACGTGACCGAACGGAACGAGCGAGAACAGGAACTCGAGCGACAGAACCAACGGTTAGAGAGCTTCGCGAGTATGCTCGCTCACGAACTGCGCAATCCCGTCAATATCGGCCAAATCTACAGTCAGCAGCTGCCGGCCGATACCGAGTCGGAAGCGGTCGAGTACGTCACCGAGGCGTTCGACCGCATCGAAGACATGATCGACGTGATGTTGGTGCTGGCGCGTGGCCGCGATGCAGTTGGTAGCGGTAGCCCCGTCCGACTCGCAGACGTGGCGCGTGAAGCGTGGGAGGACGTGAACGCCCCCGAAGCGACACTCGAAATCGACGTCGACGTTACCACCCGAGCGGACGATACGTACCTCCGACACCTGTTCGGAAATCTGTTCAAGAATGCCGTCGAACACGGGGGAGCGGACGTCACGGTCACGGTTGGCGCCCTCCCAACCGGGTTCTACGTGGCTGACGACGGCCCCGGTATCCCGGTCGACGAGCGGGACACCGTGTTCGAACCGGGATACACAACCGCAGGCGAGCAGGGTGGAACTGGGTTAGGGCTGGCGTTCGTCCGCGAACTCGCCGAGGTGTACGAGTGGACATATACCGTGACCCAGAGCGACGCTGGCGGGGCGCAGTTCGAGTTCACGGACCTGACCACGGTGCAACGCGCGACTGAGTGA
- a CDS encoding copper-translocating P-type ATPase — protein MDDRNSPPDDGPARDHGGHDSHERPSGDDAETGDVERVEQSMLEEEAENSEETAGNTAHGGGHGAMDHGGHDEQDHEGHGDHGGMHAGHEQMFRRRFFASTLLSIPVLLYSEALQEWLGFSVPAFPGSEWINPVFAVVVFAYGGVPFLRMAVPELRDRSPGMMTLISMAISVAFVYSLASVVFPTESAFFWELVTLIDIMLLGHWIEMRSVRRASSALDELAKLMPDTAERITEGGETEEVPVNELAEGDLVLVRPGASVPGDGVVEEGDSDVNESMITGESKPVSKEPGDEVIGGTINGDGSLRVRIGATGDETTLAGIMRLVEEAQGSKSKTQVLADRAAGWLFYVAVGAAIVTAIAWTVATTFDAAVIERVVTVLVIACPHALGLAIPLVVAINTSLAARNGMLIRDRIAMEQARDLDAIIFDKTGTLTEGEHGVVGVATIDGVDEDEALALAAAVEGDSEHMIARAIREAADERGVEARRATDFEAMKGRGVRATIDGREVFVGGPNLLDHLDSEVPPDLASFADEAGENAQTVVYLVREGELVAAFAMADVIRETSYRVVDALHELDIEVAMLTGDSEDVANAVADELGIDTVFAEVLPEDKDTKVQQLQDEGKLVAMVGDGVNDAPALTRADVGIAIGSGTDVAVQSADVILVQNNPMDVVRLVKLSKASYRKMQENILWAAGYNVFAIPLAAGVLAPIGVLLSPAVGALLMSLSTVIVAINAQLLRRADLSVPTLPDASTSEQAQPAD, from the coding sequence ATGGACGACCGGAATTCCCCACCGGACGACGGGCCGGCGCGCGACCACGGCGGACACGACAGCCACGAACGTCCGTCCGGCGACGACGCGGAGACGGGAGACGTCGAGCGCGTCGAACAGTCGATGCTCGAGGAGGAGGCTGAGAACTCCGAGGAAACAGCAGGAAACACTGCCCACGGCGGTGGGCACGGCGCGATGGACCACGGCGGTCACGACGAGCAGGACCACGAGGGACACGGGGACCACGGCGGGATGCACGCCGGCCACGAGCAGATGTTTCGCCGGCGCTTCTTCGCCTCGACGCTGCTGTCGATACCGGTCCTCCTCTACAGCGAGGCGCTTCAGGAGTGGCTCGGATTCTCAGTACCGGCGTTTCCCGGAAGCGAGTGGATCAACCCCGTCTTCGCGGTTGTCGTCTTTGCCTACGGAGGGGTTCCGTTCCTCCGGATGGCCGTCCCCGAACTGAGAGACCGTTCCCCGGGGATGATGACGCTTATCTCGATGGCCATCAGCGTCGCATTCGTCTACAGTCTGGCGAGTGTCGTCTTCCCGACGGAGTCGGCGTTCTTCTGGGAACTCGTGACGCTCATCGACATCATGCTACTCGGTCACTGGATCGAGATGCGTTCTGTGCGACGCGCCTCTAGTGCGCTGGACGAACTGGCGAAGTTGATGCCCGATACTGCGGAGCGCATTACCGAGGGCGGCGAAACCGAGGAGGTCCCGGTGAACGAACTCGCGGAGGGTGACCTCGTCCTCGTCCGCCCCGGCGCGAGCGTCCCCGGCGACGGCGTGGTCGAGGAGGGCGACTCGGACGTGAACGAGTCGATGATTACCGGCGAGTCCAAGCCGGTTTCTAAGGAACCGGGCGACGAGGTCATCGGCGGCACCATCAACGGCGACGGAAGTCTGCGCGTCCGAATCGGCGCGACCGGCGACGAGACGACGCTCGCGGGCATCATGCGTCTCGTCGAGGAGGCCCAGGGGAGCAAGTCGAAGACCCAAGTGCTCGCGGACAGGGCGGCCGGGTGGCTGTTCTACGTCGCCGTCGGCGCGGCTATCGTCACCGCTATCGCTTGGACCGTCGCGACGACGTTCGACGCAGCGGTAATCGAGCGGGTCGTCACGGTCCTCGTCATCGCGTGTCCGCACGCGCTCGGTCTGGCGATTCCGCTCGTCGTCGCCATCAACACCTCCCTCGCCGCGCGAAACGGGATGCTGATTCGCGACCGCATCGCCATGGAACAGGCCCGGGACCTCGATGCGATAATCTTCGACAAGACGGGGACGCTCACCGAAGGCGAACACGGTGTCGTCGGGGTGGCGACCATCGACGGGGTCGACGAAGACGAGGCCTTGGCGCTCGCGGCAGCCGTCGAGGGAGACTCCGAGCACATGATCGCCAGAGCGATACGCGAGGCGGCCGACGAGCGCGGAGTCGAAGCGCGACGCGCCACCGACTTCGAGGCGATGAAAGGCCGCGGGGTGAGGGCCACGATAGACGGTCGGGAAGTCTTCGTCGGCGGGCCGAACCTGCTCGACCACCTCGACAGCGAGGTACCTCCGGACCTTGCGTCGTTCGCCGACGAGGCCGGCGAGAACGCACAGACCGTCGTCTACCTCGTTCGCGAGGGGGAACTGGTCGCGGCGTTCGCAATGGCGGACGTCATCCGTGAGACGAGCTATCGCGTCGTCGATGCGCTTCACGAATTAGACATCGAGGTGGCGATGCTGACGGGTGACTCCGAAGACGTAGCCAACGCGGTGGCCGACGAACTCGGCATCGACACGGTCTTCGCCGAAGTGCTGCCTGAGGACAAGGACACGAAAGTCCAGCAACTCCAAGACGAGGGGAAACTCGTCGCGATGGTCGGCGACGGCGTCAACGACGCGCCGGCGCTGACGAGAGCGGACGTCGGTATCGCTATCGGGAGCGGCACGGACGTTGCCGTCCAGTCGGCCGACGTTATCTTGGTCCAGAACAATCCGATGGACGTCGTGCGCCTGGTGAAACTAAGCAAGGCGAGCTATCGAAAGATGCAGGAGAACATCCTCTGGGCCGCCGGTTACAACGTGTTCGCCATTCCGCTCGCCGCCGGCGTACTGGCCCCGATTGGCGTTCTCCTCTCACCCGCGGTGGGTGCGCTGTTGATGTCGCTCAGTACGGTGATAGTCGCAATCAACGCCCAGTTGCTTCGGCGGGCCGACCTCTCGGTCCCGACTCTCCCGGACGCGTCGACGTCGGAGCAGGCGCAACCCGCGGACTAA